The Gloeomargarita sp. SKYB120 genome includes a window with the following:
- a CDS encoding tetratricopeptide repeat protein: MKRRYIGAWLGVGLSLTLWGLSSAFAQKSPLSPALQTYFDHLERGQEALTLREYTVAVAAFTQAIQVQPQRFEAYYQRGQAYSFLGQDAAALADAEKAIQLNPTYAPAYTLRGLLRFRHRKELEPALADLNRSLALDPQQAAVYGLRGAIKRQMQDIAGAIADFEQGIQVARARKQFSLYKALERELERTRQLQPH, from the coding sequence ATGAAAAGGCGGTACATCGGGGCATGGCTCGGGGTGGGTCTGAGTTTGACCCTTTGGGGGCTTTCGTCCGCGTTTGCCCAAAAGTCACCCCTGAGTCCCGCTTTGCAAACCTACTTTGACCACCTGGAGCGAGGACAGGAAGCCTTGACGTTGCGGGAATATACGGTGGCCGTTGCTGCCTTTACCCAGGCGATTCAGGTGCAGCCCCAGCGTTTTGAAGCCTATTACCAGCGCGGGCAAGCCTACAGTTTTTTGGGGCAGGACGCCGCCGCCTTGGCCGATGCGGAAAAAGCCATTCAACTCAATCCGACCTATGCCCCGGCCTACACCTTGCGGGGGCTGCTCCGGTTTCGCCATCGCAAGGAACTTGAACCCGCCTTGGCCGATTTGAACCGCTCATTGGCCCTAGACCCCCAGCAGGCTGCCGTTTACGGGTTGCGGGGTGCGATTAAGCGGCAGATGCAGGATATTGCCGGTGCCATCGCCGATTTTGAACAAGGGATTCAAGTCGCTCGCGCCCGCAAGCAATTCTCCCTCTACAAAGCCCTGGAGCGGGAACTGGAGCGCACCCGTCAACTCCAACCCCACTAA